The nucleotide sequence TGTTTACGGGAGATATTCCTACACCTGTAAAACATCATAATTCGAAAATTTTATCTAACTTTCGTGAGATTGAATCATTGGCTGCAGATCGTCTTCTCGCAATGGTGCCAGAACCACTTCAGGACACCTACCGACCACTGTTGCTTGGCAAACCGGAAAATCCTCATCTTGCTCAAATTTTGAAAGCTGCTGATTTACTCGACGCCTACTTGAAATGCGTGAGTGAAATGTCGGCAGGCAACAAAGAATTTGCCACAGCGCGCAGACAAAGCGAAGAAAAGCTAAGAAAGCTTGATATGCCCGAAGTGGAGTGGTTTTTGACCCATCTTGCTCCAGGCTTCGAGCGAACAGTCGATGAATTAACAGAGGATGATCACGAATTGTAGCATCAAAAAACGGAACCAAGCAGTAGTTATCTGCTGCTTGGTTCCGTTTTTATATTCGTACGTTAGATTATGCATACCAAGGATCTTGCATGAACCAGATGATCACAATAAACAATACGAACAAAATTGTGCTAAGCGTACGCACTTTGCTTATATGAGCACTCACATTTTGTCCACTTGCTGCTTCAACTGTTATTTTTTTGAGTGGCCCCTGAATGATCCCAGAAAGTGCGCCCATCGCTAGGAAAATGACAATTACGATGATGATCCATGGCACTGTATAACCAAGCTTGCCACCAGCTGTAAGTAAGTAACCACCTGTAATGAATTGAATTCCAAGTGAATATTGACCGATTTTACCTGCTGCCACCAAACCACTAGCCAAGCCCCCTTGAGCCTCGCCAGAAACTTGATTGAATTTGCCAATTACAAAAGGCAAAATTGCATAAATACCCATCCCTACCGCACCAATGATGTGTAGGAATAACATTAT is from Candidatus Cohnella colombiensis and encodes:
- the yfbR gene encoding 5'-deoxynucleotidase; translation: MGHHFLAYLYRLQFIKRWSLMRNTMSENVAEHTFHVALIAHSLCTISREIMGRDVNPDEVVTYALFHDATEVFTGDIPTPVKHHNSKILSNFREIESLAADRLLAMVPEPLQDTYRPLLLGKPENPHLAQILKAADLLDAYLKCVSEMSAGNKEFATARRQSEEKLRKLDMPEVEWFLTHLAPGFERTVDELTEDDHEL